In the Hordeum vulgare subsp. vulgare chromosome 7H, MorexV3_pseudomolecules_assembly, whole genome shotgun sequence genome, one interval contains:
- the LOC123413481 gene encoding serine/threonine-protein kinase SRPK-like, with product MDNSVYTYKDEGTKNYGRDGYHVVGPGDNFKQGAYVMQSKIGWGHFSTTWLAWDIAHSRYVALKVQKSAQHYSEAFMDEIKMLRQIADGDLEDSRCVVKLLDHFKHTSPIGSHVCMVFEFLGDNLLTLIKYTDYRGIPLPMVKEICRHVLIGLDYLHRELSIIHTNLRPENIFIVSTIDPSNDPRKSGVPLVPLAARAIEPPPRAPARPSTSSGVTRNQQKKIQKKAKHVVASTSEGNGAVAFADIDESDDKGDLSIANEGSPSQDGDRMRGGGHRRGNKGTRNRMEMEAELGCKLVDFGNACWTYKQFTSDIQTRQYSCPEVLLGSMYSTSVNLWSFACICFELA from the exons ATGGACAACAGCGTCTACACCTATAAGGACGAGGGCACAAAGAACTATGGCCGCGACGGCTACCACGTCGTCGGCCCTGGGGACAACTTCAAGCAGGGCGCCTACGTCATGCAGTCCAAGATCGGTTGGGGCCACTTCTCCACTACTTGGCTCGCCTGGGACATCGCCCACTC AAGGTATGTGGCCCTGAAGGTGCAGAAGAGCGCACAACACTACTCGGAGGCTTTCATGGATGAGATCAAGATGTTGAGGCAGATTGCTGACGGTGACCTTGAAGACTCCCGTTGTGTTGTTAAGCTTCTTGACCACTTCAAGCACACAAGCCCCATTGGGAGCCATGTCTGCATGGTGTTTGAGTTTCTTGGTGATAACTTGCTCACCCTAATAAAGTACACGGACTATCGTGGCATTCCGCTTCCAATGGTTAAGGAGATATGCCGGCATGTGCTCATTGGGCTTGACTACCTCCACCGCGAGCTTTCCATTATCCACACTAACCTGAGGCCCGAAAACATATTCATCGTGTCCACTATTGACCCCTCAAACGATCCCCGGAAATCAGGTGTGCCACTGGTGCCGCTTGCTGCAAGGGCCATCGAGCCACCTCCAAGGGCTCCTGCTCGACCATCAACGAGTAGTGGCGTCACTAGGAACCAACAGAAGAAGATCCAAAAGAAAGCCAAACATGTAGTTGCTTCAACTTCAGAAGGCAATGGGGCAGTGGCATTCGCTGACATAGACGAATCAGATGATAAGGGAGATCTGAGCATAGCAAATGAGGGCAGTCCTAGCCAGGATGGGGACAGGATGAGAGGAGGAGGGCATAGGCGGGGCAACAAAGGGACTAGGAATAGGATGGAGATGGAAGCTGAACTAGGCTGCAAGCTCGTTGACTTCGGAAATGCATGTTGGACGTACAAGCAGTTCACAAGTGATATCCAAACAAGGCAATACAGTTGTCCTGAGGTCCTTCTGGGCTCCATGTATTCTACATCTGTCAACCTGTGGTCCTTTGCATGCATATGCTTTGAACTTGCCTGA